The DNA region TCGCGGCCGGCCTGGCGCTGATGGCGACCGCTGGGACACCCGACTATCAGTCGCTGGCGATGGCACTGGCGCTGATGGTCGGCGCGATCATGATCGCGGGCGGCCTGTTCAAGCTCGGCTGGATCGCCAATCTGCTGTCGACGCCGGTGACGGTCGGCTTCCTCGCCGGCATTTCCGTCCACATCCTGGTCTCGCAGCTGCCCGGCGTGCTCGGCCTGACCACGCCGGACGGGCCGACGCTCTACAAGCTCGGGGTCCTCGCCGAGAAGATCGGCCAGACCAACTTCTACACGCTGGCGATCGGCCTTGGCGTGCTGGCGCTGGTTGCCGGATCGGAGAAGATCAGCGCGCGGATTCCGGGCGCGCTGATCGGCCTTGTCGTGGCCACCATCGCGGTTGTCGCCGGCCATCTCGAAAGCAAGGGCGTCAAGGTGGTCGGCACCGTGCCCGGGTCGCTGCCGACACCATCGTTTCCGGACATCGCGCCGGAGCGATGGATCAAATTGTTGTCGCTGGCGATCCTGATCGCCATTGTCGTCATGGTGCAGACCGCGGCGACGACGCGTTCGTTTCTATCAGATCCGGACAAGCCGGCCGACGTCGACCGCGACTTCCTCGGCGCCGGTGCCGGCAGCCTGCTCGCCGGCCTGTTCGGCGCCTTCCCCGTCAACGCCAGCCCGCCGCGCACCGGCATCGTCTCGGAGACCGGCGGACGCACGCAGCTCGCCGGGATGTTTGCCGCGGCCATCGTGCTCGCGCTGTTGGCGTTCGGCGCGACGCTGCTGCAGCACGTGCCCGACGCGGCGCTCGGCGGCGTGCTGCTGTTTGTCGCGCTGCGCATCATCCGCGTAAATCAGATCGTCACGATCTTCCGCCAGTCGTTCTACGAATTCCTGCTGGTGGTGGCGACGGCCGCCGCGATCATCGTGCTGCCGATCGAGCAAGGCGTCGCGGTCGGCATCGCGCTGTCGCTGCTGCACGGCATCTGGACCACGACGCAGGGCCAGCTGGTGGAGCTCGTCCACGTGCCCGGCACCACGATCTGGTGGCCGACCGGCCCGCACGTCACCGGCGAGCGCAGGCCCGGCACTGCCGTGGTCGGCCTGCAGGCGCCTTTGTCGTTCCTCAACGCGGAAGGTTTTCACAGCGGCGTGCTCAAGACCATCGGCCGCGCGACGCCCAAGCCGCGGTTGCTGGTGATCGAGGCCAGCGGCATGATCGAGATCGACTTCACGGCGGCACAAGCGCTGCGCGACCTGTTTCGCGAGTGCCGCGATGACGGCCTGACCGTGGCCGTGGCGCGGCTCGAATCCTCCCGCGCCCAGGAGGCGTTCGAGCGCTTCGATCTCTACACCGTCCTGCCGAGGGACCACGTCTTCCACAGCGTCGATGAAGCGGTCCGCACGCTGGGCGCGCAGAGCTAAAAATTGGTGAGATCGGGAGCTGCGTAGCCCGGATGAAGCGAAGCGCAATCCGGGATTCTTTCGCGCGTTGATGAACTCTCCCGGATTGCGCTTCGCTCCATCCGGGCTACTGGGACTCGCCTTCAACTCAAGCCTGCTCGCCCTCGAGCGTCGGATGCTCCTTCAGCACCTCGGCCTTGATCGAGCCGGCGTGGATGGCGCGGAACAGCGCCCGCCCGGTCTTGATGTTGTTGGCCTTCATGCAGAGGCCGACGATCTCGCGCACCGCGGAATCCCGCACCAGCTCGTCGGAGATCTTCATCGCGGTCTGCATCGCGACCTTGGCGGCACGCTCGTAGCGATCGCGCTCGATCTGCTGCTTCTCCGGCGAGCGCTTGCCGGGCGAGCCGATCGCCTCGGCGCAGCCGGACGCATCGCGGCAGATCGCACGAATCCGCTGCGCAGCCTCGATGTCGCCGAGCGGCTGCACCACGGGATCGTCCCAGATATCCTTCCGCTTGGCCTTGCTGAACCACGACATTGCAACGCCCTGTGGCCGGAATATCCGATCGGTTAAGCCGCAGGAACGATCTTGCCGGGATTGAAGATATTCTGCGGATCGAGCGCCTGCTTCAGCGCCCGCATCGCGTCGAGCGCCTCCGGGCCGAGCTCTGCCTTCAGATATTTCTGCTTGCCCTGGCCGATGCCGTGCTCGCCGGTGCAGGTGCCGCCCATCGCCTGCGCCCGTTCGACCAGCCGATGCATGAACTCCTCGCCGCGCGCCATCTCGTCGCTGTTGTTGATGTCGCAGACCAGCGAGCAGTGGAAATTGCCGTCGCCGACATGGCCGACGATCGGCGACAGCAAATTGAGCCGCTTCAGATCGTCCTCGGTCTCGGTGACGCAGTCGGCAAGCCGCGAGATCGGCACGCAGACGTCGGTTGCGACCACGCCGATGCTGTCGCCGGGACGGATCGCCTTGACCGACCAATAGGCATCGTGCCGGGCCTGCCACAGCTTGGTGCGGTCCTCCGGCTTGGTGGTCCAGGTGAACTCACCACCGCCGCACTCGGCGGCGATGTCGCGGAAATTCTTCGACTGCTCGGCGACCTCGACCTCGCTGCCGTGGAATTCCAAGAGCAGCAGCGGCGTCTCCGGCAGCGACAGCTTCGAATAATTGTTGCAGGCCTTCACCTGCGCGGCATTGAGCAGCTCGATCCGAGCGACCGGGATGCCGGTCTGGATCGCGAGGATGGTGGCCTGGCACGCGCCGCGCACCGTCTCGAACGAACAGGCGGCGGCCGCGATCGTGTCGGGGATGCCGCGGAGGCGGATGGTCAGTTCGGAGATGATGCCGAGCGTGCCTTCGGCGCCGATGAACAGATGCGTCAGGTCGTAACCGGCCGACGACTTCTTGGCGCGCGTGCCGGTCGTGATGATCTCGCCGTCGCCGCGCACCACCTTCAGCGCCAGCACGTTCTCGCGCATGGTGCCGTAGCGCACCGCGTTGGTGCCGGAGGCGCGGGTCGAGGTCATGCCGCCGAGCGAGGCATCGGCGCCGGGATCGATCGGGAAGAACAGGCCCTGGTCGCGCAGATGCTCGTTCAGCGCCTTGCGGGTCACACCGGGCTGGATCACACAGTCGAGGTCCTCGGCATGCACCGCGAGCACCTTGTTCATGTCGCGCAGGTCGATGCAGACGCCGCCGGCGGGCGCGTTGACCTGGCCTTCCAGCGAAGTTCCGGTACCGAACGCGATGACGGGCACGCCATTGGCGGCGCAGATCCGCACCACGTCCTGGATGTCGGCGGTTTCCTGCGCCATCACCACTGCGTCGGGCGGCTGGGTCGGCAGCCAGGTGGTGGTATGGGCGTGCTGCTCGCGCACGGCTAAAGACGTCACGAGCCGGTTGCCGAACCGCGCCGCCAGCGCGTCGATCGCGCGCTTCAGGGCCTCCGGCTCAGGTCGCGTCAGATTGCTCGAAATCGTTG from Bradyrhizobium sp. B124 includes:
- a CDS encoding SulP family inorganic anion transporter codes for the protein MADVHQTRANWPIFRSLSAFRPGDLPGDLIAGLTLAAIAIPEQMATARLGGFSPQIGFFAFMAGSLGFAMFGANRFLSCGADSTITPIFAAGLALMATAGTPDYQSLAMALALMVGAIMIAGGLFKLGWIANLLSTPVTVGFLAGISVHILVSQLPGVLGLTTPDGPTLYKLGVLAEKIGQTNFYTLAIGLGVLALVAGSEKISARIPGALIGLVVATIAVVAGHLESKGVKVVGTVPGSLPTPSFPDIAPERWIKLLSLAILIAIVVMVQTAATTRSFLSDPDKPADVDRDFLGAGAGSLLAGLFGAFPVNASPPRTGIVSETGGRTQLAGMFAAAIVLALLAFGATLLQHVPDAALGGVLLFVALRIIRVNQIVTIFRQSFYEFLLVVATAAAIIVLPIEQGVAVGIALSLLHGIWTTTQGQLVELVHVPGTTIWWPTGPHVTGERRPGTAVVGLQAPLSFLNAEGFHSGVLKTIGRATPKPRLLVIEASGMIEIDFTAAQALRDLFRECRDDGLTVAVARLESSRAQEAFERFDLYTVLPRDHVFHSVDEAVRTLGAQS
- a CDS encoding FAD-linked oxidase C-terminal domain-containing protein, whose amino-acid sequence is MATTISSNLTRPEPEALKRAIDALAARFGNRLVTSLAVREQHAHTTTWLPTQPPDAVVMAQETADIQDVVRICAANGVPVIAFGTGTSLEGQVNAPAGGVCIDLRDMNKVLAVHAEDLDCVIQPGVTRKALNEHLRDQGLFFPIDPGADASLGGMTSTRASGTNAVRYGTMRENVLALKVVRGDGEIITTGTRAKKSSAGYDLTHLFIGAEGTLGIISELTIRLRGIPDTIAAAACSFETVRGACQATILAIQTGIPVARIELLNAAQVKACNNYSKLSLPETPLLLLEFHGSEVEVAEQSKNFRDIAAECGGGEFTWTTKPEDRTKLWQARHDAYWSVKAIRPGDSIGVVATDVCVPISRLADCVTETEDDLKRLNLLSPIVGHVGDGNFHCSLVCDINNSDEMARGEEFMHRLVERAQAMGGTCTGEHGIGQGKQKYLKAELGPEALDAMRALKQALDPQNIFNPGKIVPAA